From a region of the Danio aesculapii chromosome 4, fDanAes4.1, whole genome shotgun sequence genome:
- the LOC130222362 gene encoding gastrula zinc finger protein XlCGF8.2DB-like, which yields MAFIKEESEDVKIEETFTVKQEDLQEQTDLIEEHQGSKEEELHVKIEEKTNLQTDGILKRRDKNRCTCTQCGKTLASKSKLKIHMMNHTGEKPFTCTQCGKSFSQSSHLNRHTRIHTGEKPFTCILCGKSFNCSSHLNLHMRIHTGEKPFTCTRCGKNFSQSSSLNQHMKIHTGDKPFTCTQCGKNFNCSSHLNLHMRIHTGEKPFTCTQCGKSFSQSSSLNLHVMIHTGEKPFTCTQCGKSFSCSSSLNKHMRIHTGEKPFTCTQCRKSFSCSSLLNQHMRIHTGEKPFTCTQCGKSFNCLSHLNKHMRVHTGEKPFTCTQCGKSFSQSSSLNQHMRIHTGEKPFTCTRCGK from the exons atggcgtttattaaagaggagagtgaagatgtgaagattgaagaaacgttcacagtcaaacaggaagatctgcaggaacaaacag acctaattgaagagcatcaggggagtaaagaggaggagcttcatgtcaaaattgaggaaaaaactaatttacagactgatggtattttgaaaaggagagataAGAATCGttgcacctgcactcagtgtggaaagacgttggcaagcaaaagcaaacttaagattcacatgatgaaccacactggagagaaaccattcacttgcactcagtgtgggaagagtttcagccaatcatcacacctcaATCGACacacgaggatccacactggagagaaaccattcacatgcattctatgtgggaagagttttaactgctcatcacaccttaatctacacatgaggatccacactggagagaaaccattcacatgcactcggtGTGGAAAGAATtttagccaatcatcatcccttaatcagcacatgaagatccacactggagacaaaccatttacatgcactcagtgtggaaagaattttaactgctcatcacaccttaatctacacatgaggatccacactggagagaaaccattcacatgcactcaatgtgggaagagtttcagccaatcatcatcccttaatct acacgtgatgatccacactggagagaaaccattcacttgcactcagtgtgggaagagtttcagctgctcatcatctcttaataaacacatgaggatccacactggagaaaaaccattcacatgcactcagtgtaggaagagtttcagctgctcatcactccttaatcaacacatgaggatccacactggagagaaaccattcacatgcactcagtgtggaaagagttttaactgcttatcacaccttaataaacacatgagggtccatactggagagaaaccatttacatgcactcagtgtgggaagagtttcagccaatcatcatcccttaatcaacacatgaggatccacactggagagaaaccattcacttgcacccggtgtgggaag